In the genome of Thermodesulfobacteriota bacterium, the window CCAGCTCTCCAACGAGAAGGTGTCTCATGCCCGACTCTTTCGGTTCAGTACTTTTCGTCCTCCTCGGAGATGATCTCGAAGATCTCCCTCCGGGTCTTGGCCTCGAGCAACCTCCTCTTGAAGGAGGGGTTTTTGGTCAGCTTGGCGATCCGACCGAGCAGATTGAGGTTCTCCACGGCGGAATTTTCAGGCGCCATCACCATGAAGAAGAGCTGGCAGGGTTTATGATCGATCGAGTCGAAATCGACCCCCTGAAGGGAACGGCCGAAGGAGACCAAAAACCGTTTCAACCGTTTTAGGCGGCCATGGGGGATCGCCACGCCCTCGCCGATCCCGGTCGACTCCCACCGTTCCCTCTCCATGAGAATTTGGACGAGTTCATCGGAAGAGGTGGCGCCGCTCGGCTCGATCAGCACCTCGGAGAGCTCTTTCAAGACCGAGAGCTTGTCCTTTCCTCTCAGCTCTGGCAGGATCCACTCTTCTCTTAAGAAATTCAGCAATTTCATCCGGTCATCATCCCTGGGCGGAGGGGTCTTCTCCGCCCTCGCCTCCTCTTCCAAGGGCCGATCGCCCGGGGGGCCTCAAGGGCCCCCTCCCTCCCTACTCGACGTAGGGTTCGAGCCATTCGTGCTGGCCATCTTTTCGGCGAAGGGCATTCATCTCTCCCGTATGGGAGTTGATGAAGAACAGGACATCCTCCTCCGACAGCCGCAACTGGGCCAAGGCCTCTTCCAGGGACATCGGTTTGACCGGAACCCGTGTCTTCTGAACCGTGGGAGGAACCGAACCCTCTTCGCTTTCTGGACGGGAAAGAGTCCGAGAGACCCCTCGGGCCCGGGCGGGGGCCTGATTCCCCTTTTTCCGCTTGGTCTTTCCCCGTCGCTCTCGGATCTGGCGGTCCATCTTCTCGACCATCTGATCGATCGCCGCATAAAGGTCCCGGTCCTTCCCTTTGCTGTTGACGCTCAGACCGTCCTGAAGGATGGTCAATTCGGCAAAGTGGCGGAATTTCTCGGCCGAGAGGACGACATGGGCCTCCTGGGGGTTTTCGAGGAACTTCTCCAGTTTTCGGACCTTCTCCTTCACATAGCTCTTGACGCCCTCATCCGGTTCCAGGTGTCGAAAGGTAACGGAAATCTGCATCCGAGTCCTCCTTGGAGCTCCAAGTTCTCTCTTCACGGGAAGGCTTCGCCTTCAGACCAATTTTCGCCTTTCGCTCGAAGAGAGGATCTTCATCATCTCCCGATATTTTGAGATCGTCCTCCGGGCGATATGGATATTCCTCTCCCTTAGGAGCTGGACCAACTTCTCATCGCTATAGGGTTTGCGCGGATCCTCTTGCTCGATGATCTCCTTCAAGAGGCTCTTGACGCTTTCGGAGGCGAGCGCCTCTCCCCGAAGGGATGGGATGCCGGAGTTGAAGAAGAACTTCAACTCGTAGATCCCCTGGGGCGTATGCATGTACTTGTTGTGGGTGACCCGGCTGATGGTCGATTCATGCATCTGGATGTCTTCGGCCACATCCCTGAGGACGAGGGGCTTGAGATACTGGATTCCGTGATCGAGGAAGTCCCTCTGGAATTTGACGATGCTTTTGGCCACCTTGTAGATGGTCCTCTGGCGTTGATCGATGCTCTTGATCAACCAGAGGGCGGAGCGGAGCTTTTCCTGAATATATTTTCGCTCCTCCGGCTGAGCCCGTCCCCCCTCCGTGAGGATCCTCCGGTAGTAGGGATTGACTTTGAGCCGGGGAACCCCTTCATCGTTGAGGGAGACCACATACTCCCCCTCCAGCTTATAGACATAGACGTCCGGAATGATCTCTTGGGCAATCTCTCCTCCGTAGGCCCGGCCGGGCTTGGGATCGAGCCGGAGGATGAGGGAGGCCGCCCGGCTCACCCGCTCGGTCGAAACACCTAACCGTCTGGCCAAAGCGGGATAGTTACGGTTCTTCAGGAGGGAGAGGTGCTCCTGGACGATCCGTTCGGCGATCGGGTCCCTGGGAGAGACCTGGCGGAGTTGGATCAGGAGACATTCCTTCAGGTCCCTGGCCGCGACCCCGACCGGATCGAACTCCTGAATCCTCTTGAGAACCCCTTCGATCTTGTCCAGGGGGATGCCCGTTTGCTGGCTATACTCTTCGAGAGAGGCATGAAGGTACCCATCGTCGTCCAGGTTGCCGATGATCCAGGTCCCGATCTCCTGCTCTTCTTCGGTGAAGTTGGAGAGGCGGAGTTGCCAATGGAGGTGGTCGAAGAGGGTCGTCCGCTTGGAGACGAAATTTTCGAACGACGGTCTCTCGTCCTCGTCCGGCTCTGCCAATCGCGCCGGAGGGAGGAGGTTGTAATTCTCGAGATAGCTTTCCCAATCGAACTCCTCCGCTCCCTCCCCTTCGCCCCTGACCTCGCTGGTGTGCTCCACCGGTGGAGGTTCTTCGGCCTTCTCCGTTTCGAAGGGCTCTCCGTCGTTGGCCGCCTCTTTCTCCTCCTCGACCTCTTCCAGCAAAGGGTTTTCTCTCATCTCCTGTTGAATCATCTCCACCAGTTCCAACCGGGTCATCTGGAGCAGCTTGATCGCCTGCTGGAGCTGGGGGGTGATGACTATCTGCTGGACGAGTTTCGGAGTCTGTTTCAGTTCCAGGGCCATCTCACTCGGATGAAAATCTTGGGCACCTCATCTCAGGACGGGGTCTCTCCCTTGGGCCTCCGATCCCTTTCCTCGAGCCGGAATCCATCGCCCAGATAGACCGCTCTCGCTTTCGGGCTTTTGGCGATCTCTTCGGGGGTTCCCGATTCGAGAAGGACCCCTTCGTTCAGGATATAGGCGCGATCGCAGACGCCTAAGGTTTCCCGGACATTATGATCCGTAATTATAATTCCGATGCCCCGTGATTTCAATTGACGGATCATCGATTGGAGCTCCAAAACAGCGATGGGATCGATGCCGGCGAAAGGTTCGTCCAAGAGGATAAAGGAGGGAGAGAGGACCAGCGCGCGGGTGATCTCGACCCTCCTGCGCTCGCCGCCCGAGAGGCTGTAGGCCTTCTGCCTTCGGAGCGGCGCCAATCCCAGCTCGTGGAGGAGACGCTCCAGCCGGTCCCGTCTTTCCGTTTTGGTCAGCGGCAGCGTTTCGAGGATGGCCATCAGGTTCTCCTCGACGGTCAATTTGCGGAAGACCGAGGGTTCCTGGGAAAGGTAGCCGATCCCCTTTCGGGCCCGGAGATACATGGGGAGGTGGGTGATGATCTCGCCGTTGAGCTCCACCTCTCCCTCGTCCGGCCGGAGCAGCCCGATGATCATGTAGAAGATGGTGGTCTTTCCGGCGCCGTTAGGGCCCAAGAGGCCGACCACCTCCCCGCCATCGATCTCGAGGCTCACCCCTTGGACGACCTTCCGATGGCGAAACGATTTGGTCAATTGAACACATCTCAGATGGGACATGAGCCTCCGACCTCTCCGCCCTACCTCTTCTTCTCCTCCTTGGGCGGAGGGACGATGGTCGTCACCACCCGCCCCCCTTTCCCTCCCTCGATATAACTCCTGTCTTCGTTCAGGAGATAGACCATCCGTTCTCCGCGAACCACATTGTCGCCCTCCCGGAGGACGACCTCTCCTTCCAGGACGACCTTGTTCTCCATCTGATAGAAGGTCGCCCTCTGGCAGGTGGCCCTGCGCTCTAGCTGGACGATCCTCACATTGCCCGTGGCCACGATCTCCCGGATCTTCTTCGTCTCCGAATCGTAGTGGACGACCATCTGATGGGCGTGAAGGGTGGCCTCCTCCTGTTTGGCCACCACGTTCCCCTTGAAGGTGATCCGGTTCTCCTTCTGGCTGCCCTCAACGGTATCGGACGTGATCTCGATGGGCGCTCGGGAGGTGGTGAATCCGAACCCCGATCGCTTCTCCTGGGTCTCGCCGTGAGGAACCCGTTGGGCGAACAAAAAGGCCAGGACGAGGAGCCATCCCGCGATCCACCGTCTCATATCTGCCTTTTCCCCTTCCATACCGTCCTGACCTGGCTGAAGACCTTGAAGGTCTTCTCCTCCAGGTCGATCCGCATCCCCTTCCCGGTCAGATGGACTCCCTCTCCCTCAAATTCGATGAAGTCGTCGGTCTCCGCCCGTCTCTCCCCGTGTCGATAGGAGATCGACCGGGTCTTGAGCCGGTAGCCGTCGGAGGAGAGGAGGAGGACGTTTCCGGAGATCTCCATGTCTTTTCTCTCCTGATGGACCTTGGCCCGATCTCCCGTCAGGGTGAAGGAACGGCCGTCCTTGGCATAATAGATCGCCCTCACCTCTTGGAGGTGGAGATCGCTCTCGTACTGGGCGATCGCCTTCGCCTCCAGCTCCCAGATCTTCTTGCCCGCCTTTTCCTCGACCAGATGGACCTTCTCCATCCGCTGGTCAGCCCCTTCGGTCGAAACCCGATCTGCCATCTTCTCCTCCGAATGTTTTCGGTCCCGGAGGTTCATCCAGAGGATGACCGTGACGAGCCCGGCCAGGACAAGGATCGAAAAGAAAAGGGCGAATCGAAACCGGTTCAACGGGATCTCCAGAGGTCAGGGCTTTGGGGCCGGATCTTCTCCTTCAGAAATCTCTTTTTCGCCTCCTGCCAGAAGGTCCTCCCTCGTCTCCCTCGACCGGAGGGCTTCGCCTGAAGGCCTATTAAAGCGGGCGATCTCAGACGACCCCGGCCTTCAGCAGATCGTGGAGATGGATGATCCCGATCGGTTTTCGATCCCCGGGCCGGTCAAAGACGAAGAGCGAGGTGATCGAAAATTCTTCCATCCTTTGGACGGCTTGAGCGGCGAGGGCATCCTTTTCGATCCACTTCGGATTGCGCGTCATCACCTCGGAGGCGGTCCGATCGAGGAGATCGGAATACCGCTCGAGGGCCCGCCTGAGGTCGCCATCGGTGATCACCCCGACCAGCTCGTCTGCGTCGTTACACACGGCGGTCACCCCCAAGCGCTTCGAGGTGATTTCGAAGATGGCCTCCTTCATCGAGGCCTTTTCATACACCTTCGGAAAGGCCTCCCCCGTGTGCATCAACATCTCGACCCTCAAAAGGAGCCTCTTGCCCAGGGCCCCTCCGGGATGGAGCAGGGCGAAGTCTTCCTTCTTAAATCCCCTTTTGACCATCAGGGCGATCGCCAGGGCGTCGCCCATGGCAAGCGTGGCGGTGGTGCTGGCCGTGGGGGCGAGGCCCAGGGGGCAGGCCTCTTCTTTAACCTGGATGTCGAGCGAGACATCCCCGACCCGAGCCAGGGTCGATTGACGGTTCCCCGTCAGGGTGATCAGGGGGTTGCCGTAGCGTTTGATGAGGGGCAGCACCTCGAGGATCTCCCGGGTCTCGCCGCTGTTGGAGATGGCGATGACGACGTCCTCCTTGGCCAGCATGCCGAAGTCTCCGTTCATGCCCTCGGCCGGGTGGATGAAGAAGGCCGGCGTCCCGGTGCTGGCAAAGGTGGAGGCGATCTTCCTTCCCACCAGCCCCGATTTTCCCATCCCCATGAGGATCACCTTGCCCTTGCATCGGTAGAGGATCTCCACCGCCTTCGAAAACCGCTCGTCGATCCGGCCGATCAAATCGAGGATCGATTCGGCCTCGATCCTCAACACCCTCTTGGCCTCTTCGATCACGTTGACGGACATCGTCTCACTCACCCCGAAATCTCCTTCCCTTCGCCTTGGCCCCCTTCTTGAGCGTCGCCCGGATGAATTCTCGAAAGAGGGGATGGGGGGCCATCGGCTTCGATTTGAATTCGGGATGAAACTGGCAACCCAAAAACCAGGGGTGGTCCTTCAATTCGATCATCTCCACAAGTCTCTGATCGGGAGAAGTCCCGCTGAAGACCATCCCGGCCCGGCTCAACACCTCCCGGTAGTCGTTGTTGAACTCGTACCGATGGCGATGCCTTTCATAGATCATCTTCTTTCCGTAGGCGAGGAAGGCCAGGGTCCCCTCTTCGACCTTGCAGGGGTAAGCCCCGAGGCGCATCGTCCCTCCTAAGGGGCTGTCGGCATCCCTCTTCTGAACCGTTTGGTTCTGATCGACCCACTCCTCGAGCAGGCAGATGACGGGATGGTTCGTTTTGGGGTTGAACTCCGTGCTGTCGGCGTTCTTCAGGCCCGCGCAATGCCTCGCCACCTCGATCACGGCACACTGCATCCCGAGGCAGATCCCGAAGAAGGGGATCTTCCTCTCCCGGGCGAATTGAATCGCCCGGATCTTCCCCCGAATGCCCCTCGTCCCGAACCCCCCGGGGACGAGGATCCCGTCCGCCCCCTGGAGGAGGCGTTCGGGCCCTTCCTTCTCGATCCGCTCCGAATCCACGTATCTCAGGTTGACCCGTGCCTCGTTGGCCAATCCCCCATGGGTGAGGGCCTCGATGAGACTCTTGTAGGATTCGATCAGGCCCACGTACTTCCCGACCATGGCGATCGTCGTCTGATGTCGCGGGGACTTGATCTTCTTGACCACTCGTTCCCAGACGGAGAGGTTGGCCCGGGCCATCCAGATGTTCAGCTTCTGGGCGATCTTCTCGTCCAGCCCCTCCTGGTGAAAGACGATGGGCAATTCGTAGATCGTATCGACGTTCTTCGCCGTGATCACCGCATCTTGATCCACGTTGCAAAAGAGGGCGATCTTCGATTTGACCTCCGGGGAGAGGTATCGATCGGTTCTGCAGAGGAGGATGTCGGGTTGAATCCCGATCTCCCGGAGTTCCTTGACGCTGTGCTGGGTCGGCTTCGTCTTCAGCTCGCCGGCCGTCTCGATATAAGGCACCAGGGTGAGATGGATGTAGAGGGTGTTCTCCCTCCCCACGTCGCCCCGGATCTGCCGGATCGCTTCCAAAAAGGGGAGGCTTTCGATGTCCCCGACCGTTCCCCCCACCTCGACGATGACGATGTCGACGTCTTCGGAAAGATCGAAGACCTTGGACTTGATCTCGTTCGTGATGTGGGGGATCACCTGGACCGTGCTCCCGAGGTACTCTCCCTTCCTCTCCTTCGAGATGACCGAATCGTAGATCTGGCCGGTCGTATAGTTGTTCTTCTTTGAGGTCACGACGCTCGTATATCGTTCGTAATGGCCCAGATCGAGGTCGGTCTCCGCGCCATCGTCCGTCACGTAGACCTCGCCGTGCTGATAGGGATTCATCGTCCCGGGGTCGACGTTGATGTAGGGATCGAACTTCAGGAAGGAAACCTTCAATCCCCGCAACTCGAGAAGGGCACCGATGGAGGCAGAGGCTAACCCCTTCCCTAAGGATGAGACGACCCCGCCTGTGACAAAGATATACTTTGTTCTCCGATTGGCCAATTACGGTCCTCCTCTTGAAGAGGCCTCCCCTAGGGGTCCTTTCCTCGCTAATTTCCCAAAGGCCTCATCAGAAATTTTTCAATGAGCTCATGGCCCTTCTCGACGAAGAGCCCGGTTTGGGCTGCCCTCTCCTCGTCGAAACCCTCCGCCCAAAAACGAGACCTCGTTCTGTGATTGGAGTAGACCACGAAAGGCACCGGGTCTGGCGTGTGGGTCCGGACCGAAAGGGGGGTGGGATGATCCGGAAGAACCAAGAGGTTCAACCTCTCGAAGGCTTCCATTCCCTGAAGGATCGTCCCCACCACCTTTTCGTCAAACGCCTCGATGGCCTCGATCTTCAAACGGAGGTCTCCTTGGTGGCCGGCCTCATCCGGAGCCTCTACATGCACATAGACGAAATCCCTCTCTCGCAAACCCTTCAGGCTATACTCGCCCTTCCCTCGGTAATTGGTGTCGAAATATCCGGTGATGCCCGGCACGGGCAGGACCTCCAGGCCTGCCAGCAATCCGATTCCCCGAATCAGGTGGACAGCCGAGATCACATAGCCCTCCACCCCGAAGCGCTCTCTGAGGGTGGGCATCTGAGGAGACCCGCCCTGACCCCAAAGCCAGATGGAATTGGCAGGCCGAAGGCCCTTCTTTCTCCTTTCGAGGTTGACAGGGTGTTCCCCGAGGATCTTCTGGGAGGCCGCCATGAGCTCGAGAATCTTTGCCCCTGGACCCTCGTCCTTCGGGAGAAAGGGGTCGATCGGTTGCCCGATGAGGTCGTGAGGAGGGGTGAGCTTTAGGGTCTCCAGCCCGGGATAGGCGGTTCGCGCATCCCTCATGAT includes:
- the rpoN gene encoding RNA polymerase factor sigma-54, with the translated sequence MALELKQTPKLVQQIVITPQLQQAIKLLQMTRLELVEMIQQEMRENPLLEEVEEEKEAANDGEPFETEKAEEPPPVEHTSEVRGEGEGAEEFDWESYLENYNLLPPARLAEPDEDERPSFENFVSKRTTLFDHLHWQLRLSNFTEEEQEIGTWIIGNLDDDGYLHASLEEYSQQTGIPLDKIEGVLKRIQEFDPVGVAARDLKECLLIQLRQVSPRDPIAERIVQEHLSLLKNRNYPALARRLGVSTERVSRAASLILRLDPKPGRAYGGEIAQEIIPDVYVYKLEGEYVVSLNDEGVPRLKVNPYYRRILTEGGRAQPEERKYIQEKLRSALWLIKSIDQRQRTIYKVAKSIVKFQRDFLDHGIQYLKPLVLRDVAEDIQMHESTISRVTHNKYMHTPQGIYELKFFFNSGIPSLRGEALASESVKSLLKEIIEQEDPRKPYSDEKLVQLLRERNIHIARRTISKYREMMKILSSSERRKLV
- a CDS encoding CTP synthase, coding for MANRRTKYIFVTGGVVSSLGKGLASASIGALLELRGLKVSFLKFDPYINVDPGTMNPYQHGEVYVTDDGAETDLDLGHYERYTSVVTSKKNNYTTGQIYDSVISKERKGEYLGSTVQVIPHITNEIKSKVFDLSEDVDIVIVEVGGTVGDIESLPFLEAIRQIRGDVGRENTLYIHLTLVPYIETAGELKTKPTQHSVKELREIGIQPDILLCRTDRYLSPEVKSKIALFCNVDQDAVITAKNVDTIYELPIVFHQEGLDEKIAQKLNIWMARANLSVWERVVKKIKSPRHQTTIAMVGKYVGLIESYKSLIEALTHGGLANEARVNLRYVDSERIEKEGPERLLQGADGILVPGGFGTRGIRGKIRAIQFARERKIPFFGICLGMQCAVIEVARHCAGLKNADSTEFNPKTNHPVICLLEEWVDQNQTVQKRDADSPLGGTMRLGAYPCKVEEGTLAFLAYGKKMIYERHRHRYEFNNDYREVLSRAGMVFSGTSPDQRLVEMIELKDHPWFLGCQFHPEFKSKPMAPHPLFREFIRATLKKGAKAKGRRFRGE
- a CDS encoding PTS sugar transporter subunit IIA; the protein is MKLLNFLREEWILPELRGKDKLSVLKELSEVLIEPSGATSSDELVQILMERERWESTGIGEGVAIPHGRLKRLKRFLVSFGRSLQGVDFDSIDHKPCQLFFMVMAPENSAVENLNLLGRIAKLTKNPSFKRRLLEAKTRREIFEIISEEDEKY
- a CDS encoding cofactor-independent phosphoglycerate mutase → MAQKEKYIVIVGDGMADYPVEALQGKTPLRVAKTPHLDWLARHGTVGMVRTIPDGFNPGSEIANLSIFGYDPSVYFTGRGPLEAASLGLILNQADLAFRCNLVTLRREGSKTVMEDFAAGHISDDEAARLIEALDRQIGRDGLRFFSGVSYRHLLIMRDARTAYPGLETLKLTPPHDLIGQPIDPFLPKDEGPGAKILELMAASQKILGEHPVNLERRKKGLRPANSIWLWGQGGSPQMPTLRERFGVEGYVISAVHLIRGIGLLAGLEVLPVPGITGYFDTNYRGKGEYSLKGLRERDFVYVHVEAPDEAGHQGDLRLKIEAIEAFDEKVVGTILQGMEAFERLNLLVLPDHPTPLSVRTHTPDPVPFVVYSNHRTRSRFWAEGFDEERAAQTGLFVEKGHELIEKFLMRPLGN
- the lptA gene encoding lipopolysaccharide transport periplasmic protein LptA, whose protein sequence is MRRWIAGWLLVLAFLFAQRVPHGETQEKRSGFGFTTSRAPIEITSDTVEGSQKENRITFKGNVVAKQEEATLHAHQMVVHYDSETKKIREIVATGNVRIVQLERRATCQRATFYQMENKVVLEGEVVLREGDNVVRGERMVYLLNEDRSYIEGGKGGRVVTTIVPPPKEEKKR
- the lptB gene encoding LPS export ABC transporter ATP-binding protein, whose translation is MSHLRCVQLTKSFRHRKVVQGVSLEIDGGEVVGLLGPNGAGKTTIFYMIIGLLRPDEGEVELNGEIITHLPMYLRARKGIGYLSQEPSVFRKLTVEENLMAILETLPLTKTERRDRLERLLHELGLAPLRRQKAYSLSGGERRRVEITRALVLSPSFILLDEPFAGIDPIAVLELQSMIRQLKSRGIGIIITDHNVRETLGVCDRAYILNEGVLLESGTPEEIAKSPKARAVYLGDGFRLEERDRRPKGETPS
- the raiA gene encoding ribosome-associated translation inhibitor RaiA, with the protein product MQISVTFRHLEPDEGVKSYVKEKVRKLEKFLENPQEAHVVLSAEKFRHFAELTILQDGLSVNSKGKDRDLYAAIDQMVEKMDRQIRERRGKTKRKKGNQAPARARGVSRTLSRPESEEGSVPPTVQKTRVPVKPMSLEEALAQLRLSEEDVLFFINSHTGEMNALRRKDGQHEWLEPYVE
- the lptC gene encoding LPS export ABC transporter periplasmic protein LptC; the protein is MNRFRFALFFSILVLAGLVTVILWMNLRDRKHSEEKMADRVSTEGADQRMEKVHLVEEKAGKKIWELEAKAIAQYESDLHLQEVRAIYYAKDGRSFTLTGDRAKVHQERKDMEISGNVLLLSSDGYRLKTRSISYRHGERRAETDDFIEFEGEGVHLTGKGMRIDLEEKTFKVFSQVRTVWKGKRQI
- a CDS encoding KpsF/GutQ family sugar-phosphate isomerase encodes the protein MSETMSVNVIEEAKRVLRIEAESILDLIGRIDERFSKAVEILYRCKGKVILMGMGKSGLVGRKIASTFASTGTPAFFIHPAEGMNGDFGMLAKEDVVIAISNSGETREILEVLPLIKRYGNPLITLTGNRQSTLARVGDVSLDIQVKEEACPLGLAPTASTTATLAMGDALAIALMVKRGFKKEDFALLHPGGALGKRLLLRVEMLMHTGEAFPKVYEKASMKEAIFEITSKRLGVTAVCNDADELVGVITDGDLRRALERYSDLLDRTASEVMTRNPKWIEKDALAAQAVQRMEEFSITSLFVFDRPGDRKPIGIIHLHDLLKAGVV